GACCTGTATCACGGCCACGACTATAGTGCGGCCAGACGTACTGACAGCCTCACAGTGAGTCTTATCACGCAGTTCGAGCCCAAGGCGCTGTACGAGGCCTTGGATGCCAGCAGGGCGCAGGCGTGCGGCGGGTATCCAGTTGTCGCGGTAATGACTGCGGCACAGGAGTTGGGGGCAAACAGTACGGTGCTTCTTGCTCAAACTAACTCCAACGATGTAACCGGAGTACGCGACGGGTACTGCGTCGGGTACAGCGCCACAGCGTTTGTGGTCGGGAAGAACTCTGGCCTTGATACGAATGCAGACACAAGCCATGAACTGACCATGGCGGAGAAGAAGAGCCTCCTGGATATTGCGCGGCGCACACTGGAACGTTACATCAGGACCGGCATGGTGCCAGAGGCGAAACCCGTGACGGCGAAACTGTCCGAGAAACGAGGTGTTTTCGTTACCCTGCACAGGAAAGGCGAGTTGCGTGGGTGTATTGGATATGTCGAGGCAGTAAAGCCGTTATATCAAGCGGTGCGTGATATGGCAGTTGCGGCCTCGACCGAGGATCCGAGGTTTCCGCCGGTTGAGACGACGGAACTCAGTGACATTGACATAGAAATAACAGTACTCAGTCCTCTGAGCCGAATCCTCGACCCGGAGTCGGTTACCGTAGGCAAGCACGGCCTAGTTGTGCGTCGCGGAGGCCACTCCGGCCTGCTGCTTCCTCAGGTGCCGGTTGAGCAAGGATGGAACCGCGAAGAGTTTCTTGCACACACGTGCCTGAAGGCCGGCCTACCCACTGATGCCTGGAGGGACAGGGCCACCGAGCTGTACGTTTTCACCGGCCAGGTCTTCGGTGAGAAAGTCTTGGGGCGATAGCGGTCAAACGGCGCTTGGCGCCTTGTGCCATCACCCTAAGGCTTGTTGTATCCTCTGCAACAAGGGACAACATTCATAAATCTCGGCGCAGGTCTGAGAGGAACCCGGTTGACACCCCGGTGATGGATTCTATTATTGCATCTGAACAGGAGAAGCCAATGAGCAAACGTTACGGATTTCTTTTTCCCGGTCAGGGCGCCCAATATGTCGGAATGGGCGCAGATTTGTACGACAAGTACGCTAAGGCTCGCGATACCTATGAACGTGCTACTGACATCCTCGAATTCGACCTGAAGGAGGTGTCGTTTCAGGGTCCGGAAGAGAAATTGCGGCAGACCCGCTACACCCAGCCTGCGATCCTCGTGCATTCGCTGGCGGTCTTGTCGGTTCTCGGACAGGTCGAACCGATTCTAGTTGCTGGCCACAGCCTCGGCGAGTACTCGGCGCTGTACGCGGCCGGAGCGCTTGATTTCGGGTCGGTACTCCGTCTGGTAAAGCGCCGGGCCGAACTGATGGCCGAGGAAGGTGAAAAGAACCCAGGTACGATGGCTGCGATTCTCGGACTGGACGCTGCCGTGGTCGAAGAGCTCTGCCAAGAGGCCGGTGGCGTAGTCGTTTGTGCGAACTACAATGAGCCTAAGCAGACTGTAGTGTCGGGAGAAGTTCAAGCAGTCAAGAAGGTTGCCGAGCTTGCACAAGCGAGGGGAGCACTCAAGGCGGTAATGCTACCCGTCTCGGGTGCCTTTCACTCACCGCTGCTCGCCCGGTCGGCTCGGGATTTTGCCGAGTTTCTGGCGCTGTTTCCCATCAGCGAACCCCGCTGCCCGGTCATCGCGAACGCGACGGGCCGGCCGGCTTCGACCGCGGCCGAAATAGGGGAATGCCTTGCCGCGCAACTGCGTAGCCCGGTTCGCTGGGTGCAGACGATGCAGAGCGCGAAGGAACTAGGTTGCACGGCGTTCGTTGAGGCCGGGCCAGGCCGGGTCCTGGCCGGGCTTGCTCGCAAGATTGACCGGGACTTTGAGGTCATACCGGTTGGCACCGCTGACCAGGTGGCCGCAGTTCTTGCAAGCTAGGAGCAACAATGGACTGGAGACTTTTGGCCGCAACGTTTGGAACAGTATTCCTAGCTGAGCTGGGCGACAAGACCCAGTTGGCCACTTTGTGTTTCGCCGCGTCCGGTCGCTCGTTCTGGAGCGTGTTCCTTGGCAGTTCTCTTGCCTTGGTGTTGACTTCGTTAGTCGCTGCACTCAGTGGTTCAGGCCTTGCTCGGATTGTCCCGGTTCGATATGTTTCAATCGCGTCTGGCGTACTATTCATCGTCATCGGTGTATTCGTCATCATTCGAAATGTCAGGTAATTCCAGAGGCACACGCGAGGAGGAGTGAAGACGGATATCAAATGTACAAACAGAATAGCCTGACCATACTTCCGCTGAGCCAGAGTTCCTATTTTCTACACGCCTATCATTGTTCAGTCTTTCATCGTCGGTGTCATCGGTTGCATCGGACTTTTTTCGTGTGACCTGATGAAGCTGAAGTGCCGGCCAGAAGACTTCGTCGTTGAGGAGAAGGTTCGGCTTCGCCTGAAGAGACGGGGGGCCTATTCGATCTACCGCCTGGTGAAACGTTGCTGGAACACACTTGACGTCATAAGGGAGCTTGAGGCCCGCCATCGGCTGCACAGGATCGGACGCGCTGGTCTTAAGGATCGGTATTCTCTATCGGTGCAGTACATTTCGGCCCCCGGTCAGGGACCGAAGAGTGTCGCGACGGAGAACTACCGGCTCACTCTGATAGGTATGTCAGATAAACCGGTTTCCCGGGACCTTGCTTTGGGTAATCGGTTCGCAATCACACTGAGGTCTCTGTCAGAGAACGAGGTTGAGACTGTCCGAGCTGCGGTACCACGAGTCCGGCAAGACGGTGTTCCCAACTATTACGACGACCAGCGTTTCGGTTCAGCCCGACACGGCCTGGGCTTCATCGGCCGGAAATTGATAGACGGACACTTCAACGGTGCTCTCAAGTTGTTATTGGCAACGCCTTCTGCTGCAGACGATTCGCGTACTCGAAGAACCAAGCAGTATTTGGCCGAGCACTGGGGCGACTGGAACCGGTGTCTCGAGGCAGCGCCGGAAGATGCGAGGCTGGCACTCAGGCATCTCAGTAAACATCGCTCAGACTTCAAGACTGCGGTCAAGCTCCTACCGCGTGGGCTGCTTGAGTTGTTCATCAACGCTTACCAGTCATACCTGTGGAATGAGACTCTGGCTGGTCTGCTTGCCCGACTCAGGATTCCAGCCCGGAAAGTCGAATACTCAGTCGGTGCCCTGCTTTTCTATGAACGGCTCGCACCGGACAAACTTTCCTATCTGCGTCGGCTTCTTATACCGGCCCTGGCTCCCAGCACCAAGTTCAGAAGCGACCGGGTGGCCTCGGTTGCCGCTGAGGTACTTGACCGGGAGGGACTGGAGCTGGGCAGGTTGAGGCCGAAAGTCAGGCTGGGCGGGCTGTACTTCAAACCGTATGAGCGGGCGGCAATCGTAGTACCGAGTGAGCTTGAGTTGTCCGAACCCAGACCGGATGACATGTATCCGGGTCGGTACAAGATGGAGCTCAGATTCTTCCTGCCACCCGGTTCTTATGCGACCGTGGTTTTGAAGCGGCTCGCCCTGGGCTGAACGTTCGTGGTGTTCGTCGCTGTGCTAATTACAGTAGCTCTGCCTGGTATGCTCGATTTCGACCCCAGCAGCTCGTGGTACACGCTGGAGACTGAGCACTTCGCGGTTCACTTTTCTTCACGTGGCATGTTCAAGCCCGAACAAAAGGAATTGGTAGAACATGTTGCCCGGCTGGCTGAGGATGTCCACGCCCAGCTCACCGCGCTTATTGGTTGGGCGCCTGCGTCAAGAACGCAGGTTGTGATTAGCGAGTCCTTCGACTATGCAAACGGCTGGGCCGCGCCGTTACCGGATAACACCATCACGTTGCTGCTTTTCCCACCGGCTGGCGAGAGGAGTGGATACGACGACTGGTTGCGGACTCTGCTCGTGCACGAGTACTGCCATGTCATCCAGATGGATATGGCAAGGGGACTACCAAGAATGCTACGCCGGATGTTCGGCCGGGCAGGGCTGACGAACCCCTTTGTTCCAGTCTGGCTGCTTGAAGGTTATGCACTTCACACCGAGACCAGGGTCTGCGGATATGGCCGGGCTGAGAGTGCCGAGTTTGATATGATGGTTAGGGCCGCGGCCGATGCCGGGGTCCTATTGCCGATTGACCGGTGCTGTAACTATGAGCTCATGCGGTGGCCGGCCGGCAGCGCACCGTACCTTTACGGCAGTCTTTTCTGTCGCTATATCGCAGCAAGAGCGGGACAGGAAGTCTGGGACCGCTTCAGCCTGGCGCGGAGCTCCGGGTTGCCTTTCTTTGACAACTGGTATGCCCGCCGACTGCTCGGAGCGGGATTCGATTCGCTATGGCGGGAGTGGCAAGCAGAGCTAAACAGGCACGCTGATTCGGTTAGTCACGTTATACAGCTCGAGCCATTGACCAGTTTTCGCCAGCTGACTGAGGAGGGTTTCTATACCGGTTCGCCGTTGTGGTCACGCAGCGGCGAGGAGGTGTACTACATATCCAACAATGGTACGGGGTTTCCCGCGATAAAGGCAGTGAATGTGGCGAGCCGTGCTGTCAGGGTTGTATTTCGGGGGCGGGTGTCGGGCAACCTGTCACTGTCAGCAGACGGCCGGTGGCTGGCTTTCTCGCAGTTCGAGCGCAACAACTACTCAGACCATTCCGATATCTTCTGCGTCAATCTTCGCTCAGGCGAACTGCGACGTCTCACACGAGGCATGCGGGCGCGGGACCCTGACTATTCGCCGGACGGCAGGACTCTTGCGTTCATTTCTGTCGAGCACTGCCGCAGCAGCTTGATGCTAATGGACCTGGCCACTGGAGAGGTTGAGAACCTTGTTGAAGGAGACGCCTACGCTGTCTACTCAAACCCTCGCTTCTCGCCGGACGGGCGGTACGTTACGTTTGCGGTCGGTCGGCCAGACGGTCACTCAGATATCGAAATATTGGACCGCTTGACTGGCTGGGTCGTACCAGTTACCGAGGATGCTGCCGTTGATCTCTCCCCGTGCTGGTCACGCACCGGCCGTCACCTTTTCTTTGTCTCAGACCGTTCTGGCGTTTTCAATCTCTATGCATTCTCACTCGAGACTCGGCAGGTGCGGCGCTGCACCAACGTGCTGTACGGTGCTTTTGGACCTGCTGTGTCTCCGAGTAACCGGGAGCTGGCTGTAGTCTTGCACTCGTTCGAGGGCGATGACATTGCCGTTACTTCACTGGACGCTCGAACTTGGGGTCCGGCCCTGTCCCCCCTTGACAGCATTCGTAGTGTATCGGTCGGACCAAACGAATCTAATGTCCAGCCACTTAGGACTGTGGCGTCTCTGAACCTTTCCCCAGTATACTACTACAACCCTTTTCCCACAATCCTGCCCAAGTTGTGGCTGCCGTTCGTCTGGCCTGACTCGCTTTGGAGCCTAGGCGCATTTACGTTCGGGTGGGATGCGCTGCAAATTCACCGGTACTCCGGCGCAGTCGGATACCGTCCCGGCGCGGGGCCATTCATGGCGCTAGAATACCGGTTTAACAGATTTCTGCCTCTGTTAAGACTGAGGCTGAACACCGACCCCAGGCTCCAGACTGGAGAGCTCTCGTTTGGTGTGCCGGCGCTATCCAACCGTCGTTCTTCAATATTCGAACTGACGGGCCGAGTTCGGCGCGATACGGCATTCGCGGCTCGATACATGCTGGGATTTGCGACCTCTAATGCGTTTGCCTACCGGTTCGACGTAGCGCCGAGAGAGGGTGCGGTGTGGGGAGCATACTCGGACCTCGAAGCTAGGTCGCTACTGGGCCAGCACGAGCGGGTTCGCGTTGTGTCATACGTGTCAGGTTTCGTCGGTAACTGGCCATCCTCCCCTGCTTCTCCTGTGTTTTCCCGCTGGAGTGTACGTTTGCGAGCCGCAGCCGGTTCTGCATTCGGCGATGCCTCACGGGACAGCGCTTGGCAGACAGTCGCGCGTGATGGTATCTTCGGTGTCCGAGGTCCGAGAGCGGAGTCAGTCTTGGGGTGTAACACTGCTGCTGCCGGGGTCGAGTATCGCATGCCCATTTCCTGGCTGGAGCGAGGACTGTCAACCGCACCGGTGTTCCTGCGCAACCTAAACGGAGCGCTGTTTGCCGACTGGAGGATGACTTGGAGCCACTGGCAGCCGCGTGGCAGTGACCTCGAGAGATCACTACTTGGACTCGGTGCAGAAATCAGGGCTGATCTGGTCTTTTTCCACCTGTTGCCGGCGAGCTTCGCGGTCGGCTACGCCCGGGGCGTCAGACCTGCACCCGCAAACACTGTCTATTTCAGGCTGGAGAGCTCGATGCTTGGGGAACTGATGGACCAGACGCAGGAACGCTTCGAGCCGGTTTTACTGCGCGACTAAACATGGTCCTGCGGCTGGCAGAGCAAACACGGGGCGGAAGCGATCACTTGCCGCAGACTGGGCACTTGTAGTCGGGTGCGCTTGGTGTGGGGTGGGTAGCGTCAGCCAAACCGCCGTTGCCAATCTGCTTATGATACCAGTAGCAGTGAATACTGTAGCACTCACGCGGGGTGAGGGCAGGCTCGAACCAGAAAAACTGATACTGGTTCCAGTAGGCTCTAATGGCTTCCCGGAGGTTGGCTTCGGCCCGGCCCACGACCGCTACATGCCTGGGGTCTTTACCCAGACAGTACACCCCGCCCACCTTTGTGGGGACAGAAATGTCGATCTGCAGCGGCCTCAGAAGATACGGACCACGCATTACGCGCCTCCTGAAAAACGGCGAGACTGCTCGTCTCGCCCCTCTGCCGGTCTCTCGATGTAACCCGCGGTTACTTACCGCGCATCTAATGTTACTACCACAACACCGCTTGTCAAGCGGCCGCGTTGCCTCACTAAGAATGTACTCGAAGCTACCCTGTTGCCTCGGTTGAGAGAGTACTCAAAAGGAGACGTAATTTGCCGAAAGGATTTGGTCAAATGGAACTGACCAATACGTGAGAAACAGGCCCTAAGAATGGAGCTGACCCGCCAATGTTCCCCAGCTGACAGAAAGACGAAGGCTGCTATCATCAACCAGGTGACGCGGCTCACCGGATACAACCGTTTCTACACCACACCCCTGCTGCGGGTTTCCAATCGCCACGTTCTCTTACCGCAGGCCGCCAGCCCACACCTCGTGCTAACCCGCCGCTCCACAGGGCTACGCCAGGACTAAGGCCCGGCCAAACCCGCCCCGACGCTCCTGCGGCAGACGCCAACTGTCACTCATGCTGAGCGCCGGACCGACCAGGGTATGTGCAGTTCGACCTTGTTGATCACAACGGCGGCTGTGCCCGGGGCGAATCCTGTCAACCGCTTGATGTTACACACCGTTATTATAGTGGCTGGACCGAAACTCGGGCGGTACGCAACAAGGTGCACTGCTGGATGTTTGCCGCGATGCGTGACATTCGGGGCCGGCTGCCCTTTCCCCTAATGGTGATTCACTCGGACAGCGGCCCCGAATTCATCAATGGGGCGCTATACGAGTATTGTCTGGCGAACGGGCTCGAGTTTAGCCGCTCGCGACCGTACCAGAAGAACGACGACTGCTACTTAACTCGTCCGTTCTCAAGCTGGACGAGGTTTGTGATCCGAATAGAAGTGCATTCTGAGGCGCGGGGCTTAGTACCCTGGATAGGCAACAGGCTCTGCTTCCCAGAACGCAGCTTGCGAGATTCTTTCTCTCTTATACGGCCCAACCAAGCGCAACCAGGGGCTACCGAGCATTGGCAGCCGCAGACACTAGGATACTGGGCAAACAAAAATGCGATGACTGACGCCCCTCTCTTTCTGACTTGCCGTGCACGCTGGTCTGTGTTGGTGAATCCAAGAATTCAGTTCCCAGCAACTAGCGACCAGCTTTCACAAGCACAGTTAGTTCATTCAGCTTGATTCCCGCTTGGCAAAAGCTATCATTGGCCGACATGCGTAACCGACGTACTCAGACTGGTGGACGTTCCCTTGGTCTTCTGGTGCTAGCTGTACTGGTCGCGGGCATTGCCGGCAGCGCCATATCCTACTTTCTCGCCGGAGTGTTTCCAGCTGGTCCAGTCCGAGATTTCTTCTTCAAATCCGTCGACGTCGGCGTGCCGGTCTTCACCGTGAGCCTGGGGTTTGCCAGGCTGACGTTCGGACTATCTTTCACGATTACCACCTTTACAGTTGCTCTGATCGTCCTAGGCACTTACCTCTGGTATAAATTCTGATCCTGCACGCCAGTGCGCCAGACCTAGACCCGTAAGAATGGCGAATGCGAACGCATTTCATCATGCAAAGTGCGATTCACCATCAAGACGGGCAGCGGATTGCCCGCACCGCGACTACGAGGCTTGTGGCTGCGAGATCGCCCGCAAGTCGCACAACTACCTAGCTATTCTTCCTGCACGACCAACTTACTAGTCAGGACAACACCACTAGTGATCTCCATCCTCAGGACATACACACCTGCAGGAACTCTCTGGTTACGCTCGTTGACTGCGTCCCACCGGACTGAATTTCGGCCCGGCAGGGAGGTAGCGTCATATAGCGTCCTGACCAGCCGTCCGGTCCGGTCGTAGACCCTGAGCCGGACATGGGTCGAGCCGGGTGCTGAGTAACTGATGAGAGCCCCGGTCTTGGTCGGGTTAGGCCAAGCCTGAAGAAGCGGTACGCTCGATGGATGGCCGGACTCGGCCATCGTGCCGGCACGCGTTTCCCAAGATCCCGAGACCGATCCGGCCGAATCAGCCGATGGCATGTACTCCCAGAACTCGTTGCTATAGGAGCCCTTGAGACAGAAGATGGTTGAATCCACCGCGGCCATGGCTGACCCGCGTTTGACTTTGCGGTGCCGACCAGCAATGGCTATAGGAATGCCAGTCCGCTGAAGCCAGGAATCACCGCCGGCCGTGTTGTAACTCCAAAACTCCTGGGTATTGCCGCCCTTGAGCACATAGAGCGTCTTGTTGAGATAGCTCATCGAGGCACCAGCCTTCACTCGCTTATTGCGCGGCCCAAGCAGCGAAACCGGGTCTAGCGTGTCAACCCAAGCATTTGTCAGAGGGCTGAAGGCAAAGACGTCTAGAGTACCCGAACCTCTCATTACGTACAAACGATCCTCGCCGTCATAGACCATGTCTGAGCCATGCTTGCAGGTAGCGAACACGCGGTTCGGATTCTTGGGCACAGCGATCGGCTGGCCAAGAAGGTCAAGTGGTATTTCCCACCTATTTGTGCTGATGTCGTACCGATAGAAGTTGTTGGAATTATTGCCTGGGATACAATACACTGAACCAGCTGCTCCTCGGCTCGGTACAAACGCAATCGCTGCACCCTTCTTAGGAGGTCGGTAGGTCCAGGCGGGGATGTACACCGGAGCCCGATGAATCCAGGTGTCAGCGGCAATGTCATAAGCGTAGAAATCAGGCTGGCCACCGGCCTTGATCGCCCATAGGTAACCTTTGTTGCCGTGAAGCGGGTCAAAGGTCAGGTCGCAGCCGTCCTTGGCCCTCCGACCAGATGAGTCAAGCGGCATCGAACGCAGAGAGTCCCATTTGCCGGTACTGAGGTCATAGCACCACAGCTCATTGGAGTTGGCCCCTTTCATTGCGTAAAGGCGATTCGTCGTCGGGGCATAGACTAGAGTTGCACTCTTGACTTTGCGGCGGAACCAGCCGAACGGGATATCTTCGCGCTGGACCCAGGGCGAGGCGATGACCACCTTGGAAATTACGTCATTAGTATCCACTGCGTCGTCGCGCATCGCGGTCGAGCAGGTCACGGTGTAAGCCCCGAGCGCAAGTGTACACGGCCGGAATGAAACCTCGGCGGAGTCACCAGGTCTGAGGTCGGCGACGATTACAGAATCATCGTATGGAGCCGGCGTCGGTCGTATGCGCAGAAAGACCTTGATAGTATCGCGCACTGTACCGGCATTCTGAACCCTCGCAA
This is a stretch of genomic DNA from candidate division WOR-3 bacterium. It encodes these proteins:
- the truD gene encoding tRNA pseudouridine(13) synthase TruD; its protein translation is MKLKCRPEDFVVEEKVRLRLKRRGAYSIYRLVKRCWNTLDVIRELEARHRLHRIGRAGLKDRYSLSVQYISAPGQGPKSVATENYRLTLIGMSDKPVSRDLALGNRFAITLRSLSENEVETVRAAVPRVRQDGVPNYYDDQRFGSARHGLGFIGRKLIDGHFNGALKLLLATPSAADDSRTRRTKQYLAEHWGDWNRCLEAAPEDARLALRHLSKHRSDFKTAVKLLPRGLLELFINAYQSYLWNETLAGLLARLRIPARKVEYSVGALLFYERLAPDKLSYLRRLLIPALAPSTKFRSDRVASVAAEVLDREGLELGRLRPKVRLGGLYFKPYERAAIVVPSELELSEPRPDDMYPGRYKMELRFFLPPGSYATVVLKRLALG
- the fabD gene encoding ACP S-malonyltransferase → MDSIIASEQEKPMSKRYGFLFPGQGAQYVGMGADLYDKYAKARDTYERATDILEFDLKEVSFQGPEEKLRQTRYTQPAILVHSLAVLSVLGQVEPILVAGHSLGEYSALYAAGALDFGSVLRLVKRRAELMAEEGEKNPGTMAAILGLDAAVVEELCQEAGGVVVCANYNEPKQTVVSGEVQAVKKVAELAQARGALKAVMLPVSGAFHSPLLARSARDFAEFLALFPISEPRCPVIANATGRPASTAAEIGECLAAQLRSPVRWVQTMQSAKELGCTAFVEAGPGRVLAGLARKIDRDFEVIPVGTADQVAAVLAS
- the amrB gene encoding AmmeMemoRadiSam system protein B, with the protein product MVREPVVAGQFYPADAEALAKMVDQMLADAEPPALTGRVVGIQVPHAGYPYSGSTAACAFKLLSGLDSVTIVMVGPSHHIPINKAAVFDRGKWKTPLGEVEVDADLASRMIAEDDYLTAMPASHCQEHSLEVQLPFLQRVIPQFKIVPIMLLHPTWEQCRKVGRAIATAARHKKTVLLASTDLYHGHDYSAARRTDSLTVSLITQFEPKALYEALDASRAQACGGYPVVAVMTAAQELGANSTVLLAQTNSNDVTGVRDGYCVGYSATAFVVGKNSGLDTNADTSHELTMAEKKSLLDIARRTLERYIRTGMVPEAKPVTAKLSEKRGVFVTLHRKGELRGCIGYVEAVKPLYQAVRDMAVAASTEDPRFPPVETTELSDIDIEITVLSPLSRILDPESVTVGKHGLVVRRGGHSGLLLPQVPVEQGWNREEFLAHTCLKAGLPTDAWRDRATELYVFTGQVFGEKVLGR
- a CDS encoding TMEM165/GDT1 family protein: MDWRLLAATFGTVFLAELGDKTQLATLCFAASGRSFWSVFLGSSLALVLTSLVAALSGSGLARIVPVRYVSIASGVLFIVIGVFVIIRNVR